The following proteins come from a genomic window of Cronobacter muytjensii ATCC 51329:
- a CDS encoding carbohydrate ABC transporter permease: MNENKLLGLAWISPYIIGLIVFTAFPFVSSFVLSFTEYDLMNPPVFNGIENYRYMLMDDDLFWKSMGVTFAYVFLTIPLKLAFALGIAFVLNFKLRGIGFFRTAYYIPSILGSSVAIAVLWRALFAIDGLLNSFIGVFGLDPVNWLGEPSLALMSVTLLRVWQFGSAMVIFLAALQNVPQSQYEAAMIDGASKWQMFMKVTVPLITPVIFFNFIMQTTQAFQEFTGPYVITGGGPTYYTYLFSLYIYDTAFKYFDMGYGAALAWVLFLVVALFASIAFKSSKYWVFYSADKGGKNG; encoded by the coding sequence ATGAATGAAAACAAGCTCCTGGGTCTGGCCTGGATATCACCCTACATTATCGGGTTGATAGTCTTTACGGCCTTCCCTTTTGTTTCCTCTTTCGTGCTCAGCTTTACCGAGTACGATTTAATGAATCCGCCGGTGTTTAACGGTATCGAAAACTACCGTTACATGCTGATGGATGACGATCTTTTCTGGAAATCGATGGGCGTTACCTTCGCCTATGTGTTCCTGACCATTCCGCTGAAGCTCGCCTTCGCGCTCGGCATCGCCTTTGTGCTGAATTTTAAACTGCGCGGCATCGGCTTCTTTCGCACCGCCTATTACATTCCGTCGATTCTCGGCAGCTCGGTCGCTATCGCCGTGCTGTGGCGCGCGCTTTTCGCCATCGACGGCCTGCTGAACAGCTTTATCGGCGTGTTTGGCTTAGACCCGGTGAACTGGCTCGGCGAGCCGTCGCTGGCGCTGATGTCGGTCACGCTGCTGCGCGTCTGGCAGTTCGGCTCCGCGATGGTGATTTTCCTCGCCGCGCTGCAAAACGTGCCGCAGTCGCAGTATGAGGCGGCAATGATCGACGGCGCGTCGAAGTGGCAGATGTTTATGAAGGTTACGGTGCCGCTGATTACGCCGGTTATCTTCTTTAATTTCATTATGCAGACCACTCAGGCGTTCCAGGAGTTTACCGGCCCTTACGTCATTACCGGCGGCGGCCCGACTTACTACACCTATCTGTTCTCGCTTTATATCTACGACACCGCCTTTAAATATTTCGATATGGGCTACGGCGCGGCGCTGGCGTGGGTGCTGTTCCTGGTCGTGGCGCTCTTCGCCTCTATCGCCTTTAAATCCTCGAAATACTGGGTCTTCTACTCCGCCGATAAAGGAGGCAAAAATGGCTGA
- the wzz(fepE) gene encoding LPS O-antigen length regulator Wzz(fepE): MSSIDIKNNPLTPATDYPLLDRQRTEIDLIALIEVLFKSRKMIFSITALFIVMGLAVAFLLPQKWTSQAVVSVPETRQLIELQRMLVSLQVLDTDAAIDAASLENMFLKKFDSRALQEKFLRTSPWVQEQVKSAQGDTESLQRAITMVAQRIKMQSNDDPKSPTASPYSSWTLSFTAPEAQDAQRVLKEYINYAALAVQREVLENLRTTIELKVKSEESRLEIERNNLNNEHKIAIQRLNYSLQVANAAGIKKPVYSNGQAVKDDPDYSIALGADGLAQKLQIERSISDVTALNSAIQSREYRLAELKKLNLAEVDFLPFHYQMTPSLPVKSDGPGKALVVILMALAGLIIACATVLMRDMLAQRQAMAERETHADALLP, translated from the coding sequence ATGTCATCGATAGATATTAAAAATAATCCGCTGACCCCCGCCACGGATTACCCGCTTCTTGACCGCCAGCGCACGGAGATAGATCTGATTGCGTTGATCGAGGTCCTTTTCAAATCCCGCAAAATGATCTTTTCCATCACCGCGCTGTTTATCGTCATGGGCCTGGCGGTGGCTTTTTTGCTGCCGCAGAAATGGACCAGCCAGGCGGTGGTCTCCGTACCGGAGACGCGACAGCTGATAGAGCTGCAGCGTATGCTGGTGAGTCTGCAGGTGCTGGATACGGATGCCGCGATTGATGCCGCGTCGCTGGAAAACATGTTCCTGAAAAAGTTCGATTCGCGCGCGCTGCAGGAGAAATTCCTGCGTACCTCGCCGTGGGTGCAGGAACAGGTAAAAAGCGCGCAGGGCGATACCGAAAGCCTTCAGCGCGCCATTACGATGGTGGCGCAGCGCATTAAAATGCAGTCCAATGACGATCCGAAATCGCCAACCGCCTCGCCTTACAGCTCGTGGACGCTGAGTTTTACCGCGCCGGAAGCGCAGGACGCGCAGCGCGTGCTAAAGGAGTACATCAATTACGCGGCACTGGCGGTACAGCGTGAGGTGCTGGAAAATCTGCGCACCACTATTGAGCTGAAAGTGAAATCGGAAGAAAGCCGCCTGGAGATTGAGCGTAACAACCTGAATAACGAACACAAAATTGCGATTCAGCGTCTTAATTACTCGTTGCAGGTCGCTAACGCGGCGGGCATTAAAAAGCCGGTGTACAGCAATGGGCAGGCCGTGAAGGATGACCCGGATTACTCAATCGCGCTCGGCGCAGATGGGCTTGCGCAGAAGCTGCAAATAGAGCGTTCAATCAGCGATGTCACGGCGCTTAACAGCGCCATCCAGAGCCGCGAATATCGCCTGGCGGAGCTGAAAAAACTGAATCTGGCCGAGGTGGATTTCCTGCCTTTCCACTATCAGATGACGCCGTCGCTGCCGGTGAAAAGCGACGGGCCAGGTAAAGCGCTGGTGGTTATCCTGATGGCGCTGGCGGGCTTAATTATTGCCTGTGCGACGGTGCTGATGCGCGATATGCTCGCGCAGCGCCAGGCGATGGCGGAGCGTGAGACGCACGCCGACGCGCTGCTCCCCTGA
- a CDS encoding cupin domain-containing protein, protein MFIYHNETTLEDLGNGVTRRILAHDGKMMAVEVNFDAGAVGPMHNHPHEQLTYVLSGEFEFTIGEETRRVSAGDTLYKKPNIMHGCVCITPGTLLDTFTPVREDFLK, encoded by the coding sequence ATGTTTATTTATCACAACGAGACCACGCTGGAAGATTTAGGCAACGGCGTGACCCGCCGCATTCTGGCGCACGACGGCAAGATGATGGCGGTGGAAGTCAATTTTGACGCCGGCGCGGTCGGCCCCATGCATAACCACCCGCATGAGCAACTGACCTATGTGCTTTCCGGCGAATTTGAGTTCACCATCGGCGAAGAAACCCGCCGCGTCAGCGCAGGCGACACGCTGTATAAAAAGCCGAATATCATGCACGGCTGCGTTTGTATTACGCCCGGCACGCTGCTCGACACCTTTACGCCGGTGCGGGAAGATTTTTTGAAATAA
- a CDS encoding aspartate/glutamate racemase codes for MKTVGLLGGMSWESTIPYYRLINEGVRDRLGGLHSAQLLLHSVDFHEIEACQASGEWEKAGEMLAQAALGLERAGAQAIVLCTNTMHKVAHQIETHCPLPFLHIADATGRAINAAGLRQVALLGTRYTMEQDFYRARLSQGFGVQTLIPDEPARARINQIIFEELCLGKITAESKRYYQQQIDTLAGNGAQGVIFGCTEIGLLLGAQECPLPVFDTAALHAADAVNFMLGDQDSPASPQALR; via the coding sequence ATGAAAACAGTAGGCTTGCTGGGCGGTATGAGCTGGGAATCCACGATCCCGTATTACCGCTTAATCAACGAAGGCGTGCGTGACCGTCTGGGCGGGCTGCACTCCGCACAACTGCTGCTGCACAGCGTCGATTTTCACGAGATAGAAGCCTGCCAGGCGAGCGGCGAGTGGGAAAAAGCGGGCGAGATGCTGGCGCAGGCGGCGCTGGGCCTTGAACGCGCCGGGGCGCAGGCGATTGTGCTGTGTACCAACACCATGCATAAAGTGGCGCATCAGATAGAAACGCACTGTCCGCTGCCGTTTTTACATATCGCCGACGCCACGGGCCGCGCGATTAACGCAGCGGGGCTACGCCAGGTGGCGCTGCTCGGCACGCGCTATACCATGGAGCAGGATTTTTATCGCGCGCGGCTCAGTCAGGGCTTCGGCGTGCAGACGCTTATCCCTGACGAACCCGCACGGGCGCGCATCAATCAGATAATCTTCGAAGAGCTGTGTCTTGGTAAAATCACCGCGGAATCAAAGCGCTACTATCAGCAGCAGATTGATACCCTCGCCGGTAACGGCGCGCAGGGCGTGATTTTTGGCTGTACCGAAATCGGCCTGCTGCTGGGCGCGCAGGAGTGCCCGCTGCCGGTATTCGACACCGCCGCGCTGCATGCCGCCGACGCGGTAAATTTCATGCTGGGTGACCAGGACTCGCCTGCATCGCCTCAAGCGTTACGCTAA
- a CDS encoding LysR family transcriptional regulator → MPGVTLRHIEIFHAVMTAGNVTEAAALLRTSQPTVSRELARFEKLIGLSLFTRARGRLHPTVQGLRLFEEVQRSWYGLDRIVSAAESLRQFRQGELSVACLPVFSQSLLPLLLKPFLDNYPEVSLNIVPQESPLLEEWLSAQRHDLGITENTATPAGTERQTLLTLNEVCVLPAGHRLADKPQLTPQDFAGENYISLSRADSYRQLLDSLFQEHNVQRRMVLETHSAASVCAMVRAGVGVSIVNPLTALDYAATGIVVRRFSVAVPFTVSLIRPLHRPASALVEAFSRHLQQQMAGLSVTLEAMQASPGHPA, encoded by the coding sequence ATGCCAGGCGTCACGCTTCGCCATATCGAAATTTTCCACGCGGTCATGACCGCGGGCAACGTTACGGAGGCGGCGGCGCTGCTGCGCACTTCGCAGCCCACCGTCAGCCGCGAGCTGGCGCGATTTGAAAAGCTTATCGGGCTGTCGCTTTTTACCCGCGCCCGCGGGCGGCTGCACCCTACGGTGCAGGGGCTGCGCCTGTTTGAAGAAGTTCAGCGTTCCTGGTACGGGCTTGACCGCATCGTCAGCGCGGCGGAAAGCCTGCGCCAGTTCCGCCAGGGCGAACTCTCCGTCGCCTGCCTGCCGGTCTTTTCGCAATCGCTGCTGCCGCTGCTGTTAAAGCCGTTTCTGGATAACTATCCGGAAGTCAGCCTGAATATCGTGCCGCAGGAGTCGCCGCTGCTGGAAGAGTGGCTCTCCGCCCAACGCCACGATTTAGGGATAACGGAAAACACCGCCACGCCCGCCGGCACCGAGCGCCAGACGCTGCTGACATTAAATGAAGTGTGCGTGCTGCCCGCCGGGCATCGCCTGGCCGATAAACCCCAGCTTACGCCGCAGGATTTCGCCGGTGAGAATTACATCAGCCTGTCGCGCGCTGACAGCTACCGGCAACTGCTTGATTCGCTGTTCCAGGAGCATAATGTGCAGCGGCGCATGGTGCTGGAAACCCACAGCGCCGCGTCGGTCTGCGCGATGGTACGCGCGGGCGTCGGCGTGTCGATAGTCAACCCGCTCACCGCGCTGGATTATGCGGCGACGGGTATTGTGGTGCGCCGCTTCAGCGTGGCGGTGCCGTTTACGGTCAGCCTGATCCGCCCGCTGCACCGCCCGGCTTCCGCGCTGGTGGAAGCGTTCAGCCGCCATTTGCAGCAGCAGATGGCCGGACTTAGCGTAACGCTTGAGGCGATGCAGGCGAGTCCTGGTCACCCAGCATGA
- the lysA gene encoding diaminopimelate decarboxylase, translating into MPRSLYHTDSALNATTLLPLPAQFGGPVWVYDAAIIRAQIDRLRQFDVIRFAQKACSNIHILRLMREAGVKVDSVSLGEIERAVAAGYDPRQHPDDIVFTADVLDDATIARVHELGVPVNAGSVDMLEQLGAVSPGHRVWLRINPGFGHGHSQKTNTGGENSKHGIWYSDLPAALEVMQRYQLKLVGMHMHIGSGVDYGHLEQVCGAMVSQVIEYGQDLDAISAGGGLSVPYREGDETIDTDHYYGLWNRAREQIAAHFGHPVKLEIEPGRFLVAEAGVLVAQVRSVKEMGSRHFVLIDAGFNDLMRPSMYGSYHHISALAADGRDLRDAPLLETVVAGPLCESGDVFTQQEGGKVETRALPAVRPGDYLVLHDTGAYGASMSSNYNSRPLLPEVLLENGEARTIRRRQTIEELLALERF; encoded by the coding sequence ATGCCACGTTCTCTTTACCACACCGACAGCGCCCTGAATGCCACTACTTTACTGCCGCTGCCCGCGCAATTTGGCGGCCCCGTCTGGGTCTATGACGCGGCTATCATCCGCGCGCAAATCGATCGCCTGCGTCAGTTCGACGTTATTCGTTTCGCCCAGAAAGCCTGCTCGAATATCCATATCCTGCGCCTGATGCGCGAGGCGGGCGTGAAAGTGGATTCCGTGTCGCTTGGCGAAATCGAGCGCGCAGTCGCGGCGGGTTACGATCCGCGCCAGCATCCGGATGACATCGTGTTTACGGCAGACGTGCTCGACGACGCGACCATCGCCCGCGTGCATGAACTGGGCGTGCCGGTTAACGCGGGCTCGGTGGATATGCTGGAACAGCTCGGCGCGGTCTCGCCTGGGCATCGCGTCTGGCTGCGTATCAACCCGGGTTTTGGTCATGGTCACAGCCAGAAAACCAATACCGGCGGCGAGAACAGCAAACATGGCATCTGGTACAGCGATCTTCCGGCGGCGCTTGAGGTTATGCAGCGTTATCAGCTGAAACTGGTCGGTATGCATATGCATATCGGCTCCGGCGTCGATTATGGCCATCTGGAGCAGGTATGCGGCGCGATGGTAAGCCAGGTGATTGAGTATGGTCAGGATCTGGACGCTATCTCCGCCGGCGGCGGGCTGTCTGTTCCTTACCGGGAAGGCGACGAAACCATTGATACTGATCACTATTACGGGCTCTGGAACCGCGCACGCGAGCAGATAGCCGCGCACTTTGGTCATCCGGTTAAGCTTGAGATCGAGCCGGGCCGTTTTCTCGTGGCGGAGGCGGGCGTGCTGGTGGCCCAGGTACGCAGCGTGAAAGAGATGGGATCGCGTCATTTCGTGCTGATCGACGCGGGCTTTAACGATCTGATGCGCCCGTCAATGTATGGCAGCTATCACCATATCTCCGCGCTGGCGGCGGATGGGCGCGATCTGCGCGATGCGCCGCTGCTGGAGACCGTGGTCGCCGGGCCGCTGTGCGAATCGGGCGACGTTTTTACCCAGCAGGAGGGCGGCAAAGTGGAAACCCGCGCGCTGCCGGCGGTGCGTCCGGGCGATTATCTGGTGCTGCATGATACCGGCGCGTATGGCGCGTCGATGTCCTCGAACTACAACAGCCGTCCGCTGCTGCCGGAAGTGCTGCTGGAAAACGGCGAGGCGCGCACTATTCGCCGCCGTCAGACTATTGAGGAGTTACTGGCGCTTGAGCGCTTTTAA
- a CDS encoding LacI family DNA-binding transcriptional regulator — protein sequence MVTMRDVSLRAGVSKATVSRVLNNTGQVKESTRTQVFRAMEELGYRPNLLARSLAHRTSNSIGLVVSSFNGFYFGRLLQQASRQTETHGKQLIVTDGHDTPARELEAVQMLADRQCDAIVLYTRHMSENAIMELIHHTPVPLVIINRDVSQARERCVFFEQQDAAFRAVEYLIEQGHREIACITVSLATPTGQARLLGYRRALEKHGIAGNEALIKNGDSTMSGGHARCRDLLESGVRFTALFACNDDMALGASKALYRAGLRIPQDVSLFGFDDAPSAAWLEPGLSTVCLPIEDMITTAIDSAIRLSRDEPLAAIPPFTGTLVLRDSVAPGPYAAAPLKALKRQ from the coding sequence ATGGTAACAATGCGGGATGTTTCACTGCGGGCTGGCGTTTCCAAAGCGACCGTATCACGCGTGCTGAATAACACCGGCCAGGTCAAAGAAAGCACCCGCACACAGGTTTTTCGCGCTATGGAGGAGTTGGGATACCGCCCTAACCTGCTGGCCCGATCGCTTGCGCACCGCACCAGCAACAGTATTGGTCTGGTGGTTTCAAGCTTTAACGGCTTCTACTTCGGGCGTCTGTTGCAGCAGGCGTCGCGGCAGACCGAAACGCACGGCAAACAGCTTATCGTCACCGACGGCCACGACACGCCCGCGCGCGAGCTGGAAGCCGTGCAGATGCTGGCAGACCGCCAGTGCGACGCCATCGTGCTCTACACCCGCCATATGAGTGAAAACGCGATTATGGAGCTTATTCATCACACCCCCGTGCCGCTGGTTATCATCAACCGCGACGTCAGCCAGGCGCGTGAGCGCTGCGTTTTTTTTGAACAGCAGGACGCCGCGTTCCGGGCGGTGGAATACCTGATTGAACAGGGGCACAGGGAGATAGCCTGCATTACGGTGTCGCTCGCCACGCCCACCGGTCAGGCGCGCCTGCTGGGCTACCGCCGCGCGCTGGAAAAACACGGCATCGCCGGCAACGAGGCGCTGATTAAAAATGGCGATTCCACCATGAGCGGCGGCCATGCGCGTTGTCGGGATCTGCTGGAAAGTGGCGTACGCTTCACCGCGCTTTTCGCCTGCAATGACGATATGGCGCTGGGCGCCTCGAAAGCGCTTTACCGGGCGGGCCTGCGCATTCCGCAGGATGTATCGCTGTTCGGCTTTGACGACGCGCCGAGCGCCGCGTGGCTTGAACCCGGGCTCTCGACGGTCTGTCTGCCGATTGAAGATATGATAACGACCGCGATTGACAGCGCGATCCGGCTGTCGCGCGACGAGCCGCTCGCCGCAATCCCGCCGTTTACCGGCACGCTGGTGTTGCGGGACTCTGTCGCGCCGGGGCCTTACGCCGCCGCGCCGTTAAAAGCGCTCAAGCGCCAGTAA
- a CDS encoding PTS sugar transporter subunit IIC, translating to MAFQEKLIDSLGSFATKFNSYRYIMAIKASFITLMPVIIVGAFSVLISNMVLDPKNGLASFQALSFLAALKPITSAINYATLNFLNIGAVFLIGIELGRINGIKTLFPGLLAVICFICVTPTTVEMLVDGEMHVVKDVLLRQFSDTRSLFLGMFIAILSVEIYTWLENRDGLKIKMPDTVPPNVSASFSALIPAIITTTVIATFGFVFHQVTGMYLYDAVYQVVQQPLERVVQSLPGILLLMFVAQLFWVIGIHGNQMIKPIREPLLLGAITVNMSAFEQGKEVPNIITMPFWDVYMSIGGSGLTIGLLIAVMIATKRKEMKEIAKLSFGPGIFNINEPVIFGMPIMLNPILAVPFIITPLVTGSIGYFATVMGFAGKAVVMVPWTTPPLINAWLSTAGSMGAVVTQLVCILVSILIYLPFVKIASRRAEQAQLQAASVETAKNA from the coding sequence ATGGCGTTCCAGGAAAAGTTGATCGACTCTCTGGGGAGTTTCGCGACCAAATTCAACAGCTACCGCTATATCATGGCGATCAAGGCGTCGTTTATCACACTGATGCCGGTGATTATCGTCGGCGCGTTTTCGGTGCTGATCTCCAACATGGTGCTGGATCCGAAAAACGGGCTGGCAAGCTTTCAGGCGCTGTCGTTCCTTGCCGCGTTAAAACCCATCACCAGCGCCATTAACTACGCGACGCTGAACTTTTTAAACATCGGCGCGGTGTTTCTCATCGGCATTGAACTGGGGCGCATCAACGGCATTAAAACGCTGTTCCCCGGCCTGCTGGCGGTGATCTGTTTTATCTGCGTCACGCCGACCACGGTCGAGATGCTGGTGGATGGCGAAATGCACGTGGTGAAAGATGTGCTGCTGCGCCAGTTCTCTGATACCCGCAGCCTGTTCCTCGGCATGTTTATCGCGATCCTGTCTGTCGAGATCTACACCTGGCTTGAAAACCGCGACGGGTTGAAAATCAAAATGCCCGACACCGTACCGCCCAATGTCTCCGCCTCATTCTCGGCGCTGATCCCGGCGATTATCACCACTACCGTTATCGCGACGTTCGGTTTTGTGTTCCATCAGGTGACCGGCATGTACCTTTACGACGCGGTCTACCAGGTCGTCCAGCAGCCGCTGGAGCGCGTCGTGCAAAGCCTGCCGGGTATTCTGCTGCTGATGTTTGTCGCTCAACTGTTCTGGGTTATCGGTATTCATGGCAACCAGATGATAAAGCCCATTCGCGAGCCGCTGCTGCTCGGCGCGATCACCGTCAATATGAGCGCGTTTGAGCAGGGCAAAGAGGTGCCGAACATCATCACCATGCCGTTCTGGGATGTCTACATGAGCATTGGCGGCTCCGGGCTGACCATCGGTCTGCTGATTGCCGTGATGATCGCCACCAAACGCAAAGAGATGAAAGAAATCGCCAAGCTGTCGTTCGGGCCGGGCATTTTCAATATCAACGAGCCGGTGATTTTCGGGATGCCCATTATGCTCAACCCGATCCTCGCGGTGCCGTTTATCATCACACCGCTGGTGACGGGCTCCATTGGCTATTTCGCCACAGTGATGGGCTTTGCCGGTAAAGCTGTGGTGATGGTGCCCTGGACCACGCCGCCGCTTATCAACGCCTGGCTTTCGACCGCAGGCTCAATGGGCGCGGTCGTCACCCAGCTTGTCTGCATTCTGGTTTCCATTCTTATCTATCTGCCGTTCGTGAAAATCGCCTCGCGCCGCGCTGAGCAGGCGCAGCTCCAGGCCGCCAGCGTCGAAACGGCGAAAAACGCATGA
- a CDS encoding glycoside hydrolase family 1 protein — protein sequence MSEKTLVIPPDFILGAASSAWQTEGWSGKKAGQDSWLDLWYQNDRHVWHDGYGPAGATDLINRYEEDVALMKQAGLTHYRTSINWSRFFTDYEKGIVDEEYAAYYDRFLDAIRAAGVEPMICLEHYELPGYLFETYGGWSSKKVVELFVLYAEKVFERYHRKVSRWFTFNEPIVVQTRVYLDALRWPYEQNTATWMQWNHHKTLATAKVVRLFREKGYAGSVGAILNPEVTYPRSRAPHDVRAAEIYDLFYNRVFLDPLVKGDYPPELVQLLEKHGVAWEYREDELAIIRDNTVDELGINLYYPHRVKAPSRAWHPETPFHPAYYYEPFELPGRRMNTSRGWEIYPRIIYDMAMRIKNDYGNIPWFVAESGMGVENEAQFRNADGVIEDDYRIAFIGEHLYQTLLAREAGANCQGYMLWAFTDNVSPMNAFKNRYGLVEIDLQRQRARRAKKSLHWYHRLSASRTLTLTVDDEWK from the coding sequence ATGAGCGAAAAAACTCTCGTTATTCCGCCGGATTTTATTCTGGGCGCGGCGTCGTCCGCGTGGCAGACCGAAGGGTGGAGCGGTAAAAAAGCGGGCCAGGACTCCTGGCTCGATCTCTGGTATCAGAACGATCGCCACGTCTGGCATGACGGCTACGGCCCGGCAGGCGCGACCGACCTTATCAACCGCTACGAAGAAGACGTGGCGCTGATGAAACAGGCGGGGCTGACCCACTACCGCACGTCGATCAACTGGTCGCGCTTTTTCACCGATTATGAAAAAGGCATTGTCGATGAAGAGTACGCGGCGTATTACGACCGCTTCCTGGACGCCATCCGCGCGGCGGGCGTCGAGCCGATGATCTGCCTTGAGCATTACGAGCTGCCGGGCTATCTCTTTGAAACCTACGGCGGCTGGTCATCCAAAAAAGTGGTCGAGCTGTTTGTGCTCTACGCCGAAAAAGTGTTTGAGCGCTACCATCGTAAAGTGTCGCGCTGGTTTACCTTCAACGAGCCGATTGTGGTGCAGACCCGCGTTTATCTCGACGCGCTGCGCTGGCCGTATGAACAGAACACCGCCACCTGGATGCAGTGGAACCACCATAAAACGCTCGCTACCGCGAAAGTGGTGCGGCTGTTTCGCGAAAAAGGCTATGCGGGCAGCGTGGGCGCTATCCTGAACCCGGAAGTAACCTATCCGCGCTCGCGCGCGCCGCATGATGTCCGCGCCGCGGAAATCTACGATCTCTTCTACAACCGCGTTTTCCTCGACCCCCTGGTCAAAGGCGACTACCCGCCCGAGCTGGTGCAGTTGCTTGAGAAACATGGCGTGGCGTGGGAATACCGCGAGGATGAGCTGGCCATTATCCGCGACAATACCGTTGATGAGCTCGGCATTAACCTCTACTACCCCCATCGCGTCAAAGCGCCGTCGCGCGCCTGGCATCCAGAGACGCCGTTTCATCCGGCGTATTACTACGAGCCTTTTGAGCTGCCGGGGCGGCGAATGAACACATCGCGCGGCTGGGAAATCTACCCGCGCATCATTTACGACATGGCGATGCGCATTAAAAACGACTACGGCAACATTCCGTGGTTTGTGGCCGAGAGCGGGATGGGCGTGGAAAACGAAGCGCAGTTTCGCAACGCCGACGGGGTGATTGAGGATGACTACCGCATCGCGTTTATCGGCGAGCACCTTTACCAGACGCTGCTGGCGCGGGAGGCGGGCGCGAACTGTCAGGGCTATATGCTCTGGGCTTTTACCGACAACGTCTCGCCGATGAACGCGTTTAAAAACCGCTACGGGCTGGTGGAGATCGATTTACAGCGCCAGCGCGCGCGCCGCGCCAAGAAATCGCTGCACTGGTATCACCGCTTAAGCGCGTCGCGGACCCTGACGCTCACTGTTGATGATGAATGGAAATAA
- a CDS encoding PTS sugar transporter subunit IIB, whose protein sequence is MKRIVLCCSAGMSTSLVVTKMKKTAAERGLELKIYAIPEQNLRDELQHHASDIQAVLLGPQVHFKLAENKKLTDAHQIPIAVIDSVAYGTLNGAKVLDQALSLVI, encoded by the coding sequence ATGAAACGTATCGTCCTGTGCTGTTCCGCCGGCATGTCCACATCGCTGGTGGTCACGAAGATGAAAAAAACCGCAGCCGAACGCGGGCTGGAACTGAAAATCTACGCTATCCCCGAGCAGAACCTGCGTGATGAATTACAACATCACGCCAGCGACATCCAGGCGGTGCTGCTGGGGCCTCAGGTGCACTTTAAGCTTGCGGAAAATAAAAAACTCACCGACGCGCATCAGATCCCGATCGCAGTCATTGATTCTGTCGCCTATGGCACGCTTAACGGCGCGAAAGTTCTCGATCAGGCGTTATCTCTGGTAATCTAA
- a CDS encoding FCD domain-containing protein yields the protein MEKAVVPPEKKQYQEIGEDLRAQIIQGHYPVGSRLPPERNIAEKYGVSRTIVREALLMLELQGTVDIRQGSGVYVMRIPAEHEAEEERFFSSDIGPFEMLQARQLLESNIAAFAAKMATKADIDNLRRILEQEQRAIAMNDTTQDNNKLFHLVLAGASQNQMLLATVESIWHHMDSSPLWQQLRAHIETRAHRLKWLGDYQTILAALRRRDVMGAWQAMWQHLENVKNSLMELSDADAPDFDGYLFESVPIFQGKLQ from the coding sequence GTGGAGAAGGCTGTCGTTCCGCCGGAGAAAAAGCAGTATCAGGAGATTGGCGAGGATCTGCGCGCGCAAATTATCCAGGGCCATTACCCGGTCGGCTCTCGTCTTCCACCGGAGCGCAACATTGCCGAGAAATATGGCGTCAGCCGCACCATCGTGCGCGAGGCGCTGCTGATGCTGGAGCTACAGGGGACGGTGGATATCCGCCAGGGCTCCGGCGTTTATGTGATGCGCATTCCGGCGGAGCATGAAGCCGAAGAGGAGCGCTTTTTCTCAAGCGACATCGGCCCGTTTGAAATGCTCCAGGCGCGGCAATTGCTGGAGAGCAATATCGCCGCGTTCGCCGCCAAAATGGCGACCAAAGCGGATATCGACAACCTGCGACGCATTCTGGAGCAGGAGCAGCGCGCCATCGCCATGAACGACACCACGCAGGACAACAACAAACTGTTTCATCTGGTGCTGGCGGGCGCATCGCAGAACCAGATGCTGCTGGCAACCGTAGAAAGTATCTGGCATCACATGGACAGCAGCCCGCTCTGGCAGCAGCTACGCGCCCATATCGAAACCCGTGCGCATCGCCTGAAATGGCTTGGCGACTATCAGACTATCCTGGCGGCGCTGCGCCGCCGCGACGTGATGGGTGCCTGGCAGGCGATGTGGCAGCATCTGGAGAACGTGAAAAACAGCCTGATGGAGCTTTCCGACGCCGATGCGCCGGATTTCGACGGCTATCTCTTTGAGTCGGTGCCGATTTTCCAGGGGAAACTGCAATGA